ATTATTATTTTAATTGAATTGGTCTTGTAACCATAGTTGATGCATTTAATGCTTATTAGTAGATAAAGAAAATGGACCAAAAGTGTTATTGGGTCGCCTAACCCAAACTTACTGGAGTAATTATGGAGCACTTAATACTGACCCATTTCAACCCGTTACTTGCAGGTTGGAACATATTGGTGAGGTTCTGCGTTCTTGCTATCTTTCTGGCTATTTACAAATGCGAACAGTACTTTTTAGACTTTTTTTAACTATTTATTTATACTTATTAACTTAATGTTTGCGTTCGGTTAATTATTGACTATTTTCTTAAACCCTATATATTAGAGATGGGCTGCATTACCCGGTGAACCTATGCCTCTTGATGACACAGATGTCGATGACTGGCTTCCGTGTTTTGTCGTTCTTCATGGATCATGCATCTTCTTATATTTTATGTCCACGGGTAATACTATACCCGGTCGGGTCAGGTCGGGTTTGGGTTCAAACGGGTTGAGCCCAATTGGGTCAGCTTTTCTTCCTTGTAAGCCAACTTACATTACCATTTGTGCTTTGTATAAAAATATTATCTGATCACATTAAATTGCAGTATTTTATAGACGCACTTTTTTGTAGTCTTGTGATGTTTTACACTTTTACTATGTTGATTAGTCTGAAATTGTTTGCAGATTCAAGCCCTCAAGACTCAACATTGTTATCTGATATTGTTGAAGTGGGGCCAATGTCGTGTGATACTAAAGAAGATGGTGAAACACTACATTGTTTTTATATATTAACTCGTTACGGTTTGAAATACGAGTGTTCGTGTACTTCCAAAATCCAGGTACCCTTCTTATTTGAAAATTAATGGTAACAACTTCGACCCAACATGTGAACCTAACCCTAATTTCCTTACTTATATATTAGCCATGTATTTaaattaaaataattttgaaggtaaatTGACAGATATACCCCCACGTTCTTGAAATGTGAGGATTTAACGGAATTTTTTAACTCCCGTCAGATGGAGGGACTGTCTTTGCAGTAGCTGCAAACCACAGTGACTGACCTTTTAAAAAAAGTTTAGGGATTGAACCTGCAATtttgtacaaaccacagggactacccTTATAATTTTGTCTTGGTTAAATGGAAAATTAGCTTATATTGTATTTAGCATGTCATTACTTATTACTCCGTAGTATTTGTATATTATTCAAATTCAAAATAAGAACTAAAATTTCATCTTGATTTCTTTGTTTGTTAGGTGGATACTTCTGAGCTGTTCCAAAATGGAGCAGCAAATGTGAATACAAACGAGGTGTACTTGTGACAATGCTTGAAAGTTCAATGTTCTTTTTGAATTAGTTGTGATTTCAGCACCGAATCACCAACATTCCAGTTTGTTAACACATAGGAGTAATGTATAATTTTCTTGTAAAGTTTCCAATAAATTCTTGACAAAGATTTCGGTTTCTTTCTGCCAAACGATTTAAATAAAGGTTCAAGTTACATATATATCTATCTAGCTTCACAAGTAAAGGCGGTTAAATGTATAGGGTGGTCAAGTTGGATAACCAGTCAAAGTGAGTAGGTTAATTGGCCATGATGGGGTTATTGTTAGAATTTATGAGTAGGTACCACAACATTAGCTACATGTGAGTATTACTCATTTATTTTAGTGAATATGGTGCTCTTCTTTGCACTTAAGCAGAAATGTGCAAGAGAATGATAGAAGTGTTCATAGCAGTGACtattgtgattgtttgtgtttgctACTTATGACTGTTAAATACAAATACTTAGCAGTGTTTTGTTATAAATTTTCAAGATAAAATAGCGTTCgttgatattattactattaatctgTATGAAATATggtattgattatgattataataaaaGATGTTTTGGATCTGGTGATAAGTTGGTTTGTTTGTTGATTTTGTAGGTTGAATAATGATTTTATAGAATTTGTTGGCAAGAAGAAAGATTCACtaccaaaaagttttttttatctcAAAATCTTAAACACGGATTATGCAAGTGGCTAGCATCCTGAAATGTGTTAGAAAACTGAGTTCTAGACTCTACAAAGACACTAACGTGAGGTAAACTTAGGTTGTTGATAATGATCATATTTTTTACGGGTGGGTGATGGATGTTACAGTATACATGTTGCATCTCAATTTTTGCTATCAGTGGGAGTATATAAAGATTCTGGAAATCGAGTAGAAAAATAATAGGATTTGTGCATGTATTTATTAGAGTTAGATGATTACTCATTGTACTCATTTATTATTAGAGTAGATCATTGTTTGACTTTTACGAGTGAGTTGAAATTTAGGTAATTAAAGTATATATTTATGTGCCTGCACACTAATTTGGTTGATATATGTCTATGTAATATGATATTACAAACTTACTTGATTATCCTTTTGTAGCTATGTAGTGAGCTTTGCAGCTGATTTACTGCACTAACAACTTCAATCATGTTAATAGTAGCAAAATGTGTGGGTTGGCATAAATGGGTATAATACAGACAGGGCCAAATCGCTAACAACCTTTGTTTAAAATGGAATTTTGGATTAATGCATAAAGTTATATTGTTTAGGAGACTGGTAGTGAATATAATGATTGTGAAAAAGAAGTTCGTTGAAAAGGATAAAATGAAAATGCGGCTAAACAGAGCGGTTCTTTAGATTTTAAAAAGGTCGGCATTGAAGAAGATTAGTAAGTAAAGACGCCTGAACAAAGTGATGCACTACATTACCAAAGTGAATTCTTAATCATCGTTAGATTAAAAAAATACTTTACAATACCCTTTAATCCAACGATCATTAATCATCCACAAAAAATATTAGGTAgtaatttatttttttgttttagtCTTCCTTAACACCTAACTTCTATTCAAATAACACAGTGTAAGAGCAACAATTAGAGCTCGAGACAGGACATGGAACATAAAGCTCGTCTTGTTCGAAACATAACTCGCCAAACTTATGAATAAAAGTGTAACCTGGTTGAATGCAACGGCTGAATTTGtaagtaaaataatataatatatatgacaAATACATCATACACACGTGATAcaatttagattttagaatttatgatttAAGGTTTATGATATAGGGTTTCGGGTTTAGGATTTGTCTTTTACAATTTTTggtttagagtatagatatagggtttagggtatactgtataggatttagggtttaggtttaggtttagggtttagggattatggtttagtgtatagggtttagggtatatggtctagcgtttagggtttagggtttatagtttagggtttagggtttatagtttagggtttagattttagaatttaaggtttagggtttagggtttagggtatagggtttagggtttagagtttagggtttagggtatagggtttagggtttagagtttagggtttagtgtgtagggtatAGCGTTGGtggtttaggttttagagtttagggtttagatatagggtttagagtttagtgtatagtgttTAGAGTTTAGTATGTTTAAGGTTCAGATTtaaggtttaggtttagggtttagtgtttagggagcGATATATGTTGATGAAGCTGAAATTTAACGTACAATTTGGGTTATCTTTTGACCCATTTGATTCATGTTTTTTACCCTTATGTTCCAGTTGACCCATTAAACTAATTTAAGATTAAAACTTCTACAATCAACCCATATTAGATAAAAACATAACCCATTTGGATTATCAATGTGAACCATGTTTTAGATCTCTACAATATGGGAAGTCTAAATACAAAGGTAATATTTTGTTATTTGTATTTCATTTATAGTGAACTAACGATGATTACGCTGTATTATGATTATTTTTTAAATATCTTTCTCAAAATGCACCATAAAGATTAGTGTTGTGGAGAGATTTTAGAGTCTCTTGTTCGGTGGTTGGATAACTTTCTCACGGTCATCGATTGAACTCTTAAAAACTACAATTTTCAATGTTGTATTAGAAACTCAGTGATGAGTTAATTTCTCAACTTCGTGGTGATCACCATATAGAAAACAGCAATGCAGGGATCGATGTGGTTACTTGATGTGTAAGCAGAACACACTCTTTTAAAAATCAGTAGCATGTACAATCAATCATATTTTAATgatgttaacatatatatatatataaaaatcagtCGAATCTCACTAATGGCTATAGGTTGCAAGATGCGCAGGTTAGGTGACTGGTAGCTTTTCTTAATAAGCGTCTAACTGAATATGGCTCAATTGGCTACATTTCACTTTTTAGGAGACAACGTCAACGAGGCTTACTATTAGTGGCGGAAATAGCATGGGGCAAGGGGGGTAGATGCCCCCAgtcgatttgcaatttttagtgtaaaaattttgggtttttcgactttgcccctggtggaattttttttttccccaaaacctccatattttgccccaaaaccttcatattttgcctaaaaacctccacattttgctcaaaaatcaccatatttttttccaaaaacctccatattttaccaAAAAAAGTTGATACGCTTTAAAAAAATTTCGCCCcgggtaaaaaaaattcttgttttcGCCACTGCTTACTATGTTTGATTAACTTTTCCATTTGAAAAGTTATCCACattatttattattttgatatataTTTTACATGTGTTGAGTATTTAAACAGAGGCGAATTGAAGATGAAAAGCATCCTATAATGACTCTGGCTGCTACTCTTTGTCTCGCACTCCAGCTAGAAGGCATCCTACAATGAGCCATGTTCTGAAAAATAATCAAGATTCATCTATAAGTTTTGATCGGGTTGGTATTCTGTAATATGTTTAGCGGTAAGTTTTGATTCTTAGTTGAGTTGCTGATGTTAATTGTAATAATCACTTTGACCATCTCTTCACTATTGGGCCTCATATATCTATGTTGTGCTCACTAACATGATTATATTAATGAGAGATTGTTGTGTTTTACAGATAAGTTTGCTATAGAAGTAGCCAAATGCAAAAACACCTATATAATCTATTCTTTGCAACATAATTTTATCCTAGAAAACAGTTGTAATATTATAAAATAAGACAGAATACTAATTGGGtgtttatggtttaggatttagtgtATAGGATTTATGTTGAGTTAATTTTATTTTCATACAAAATATACTTTACCAAATATGATTTAACCGTTGATAGATCACATTCATAAGTACATTTGAGAATCTTTTTTTTAACATGTTATTGACAAATGTTTATGGACTGTTTaacgattaaaatatgaatgtgattTAGTAGCTGCCGAAAGAGCTTCAAAAGCTACCTGAACTACAAAGTAATTGTGACTATGAGTGTACAAGGTATTTGTGACTATGAGTGTCTCGATATGAACAACAAAACTCATATAAGGGGTTTGAAGTAAGGAAAAAGATCAAAGAAAAAGTATGTTTATAAAGGGTGGCTAAAGTTCTTAACTATAAATGGGTATGTTCACGATGACAAGTGTTTGATTGCGTTCTCGCGTGACGAACGCAGGTTCATCATGGTCTTAAATGGAACTCATCCGGTGTAACAGTTTGTTTCGGTATCAAAGTCTTTTGATTCTGAAGGTTTACCGTTAGTTTGTGCAGAAGCGTTAATGAATATGTTGAATGATGTATCTATGGATTTAATATCTTTCTATTTTGATTCTTAGGCATGTAATTATTAAACACTTTAAGATGTAACTTATGGTAGCTTAGTAACCATTGAATAGTTTGTCATGTAATCGAACTTTATGATATGCCAATCGATGAATGATGGTAATTTTTATATGCTACAGATCTTATCATTAAACACGAGTTGCAACTAAACAACTAAAATGTATGATCTTATGTTTGTATAATCTTATTCTtctgtatattaaaaaaaattgccaatataaatatgttacaaataGTATTCTTATAGAAACATCAACTTCATATTGATCATCTTCTATTGTTAAATTGTTTGGATAACCAAATTCAAAGCAAAATAACAAATACAATATAATATGGTATTAATAAATGATTTCATCCTTCAAAAaccccgcgaaatcgcgggtctttaactagtttgaTTTTAAAATGCTAATGAATTTGATCACAATTATGTTTGTTAATTTTTAGAGTGTTTCACATGGTTACTCATTGGCATAAATTTGAAACTCATTAACTCGAATTTGCTTTTTCTCCCGTCAATTGCTCTTTCCATTTACTTCATATTCCTCATACAATAGTGCTAAGATGCTCCTACAGTATATGTTTATTTTTGTGACCTACAGGATATGCTTATTTTTGTGATTAAAATAATTGTTTATCATTGCAGCCCATCTAATCTATCTATGGTGTAACTATCAAAAACTTATTCAAACACATCATTTATTTACTGTGACGTTTAATTGAGAATGTTCACTAtgtattttcaatttttttttcaagaATAAATACGAACACTATGAATTCTGACTTTTATTTTCAAGAATTAAAACGAACAATAGGAACTATGGCGGAACATTGAGAGATAGGTAGGGGTACCCGCTCATCTGGAATTTTAAAACAATTATACTAAATACAAAATAAGATTTTTATTGGTGTTTATCCCCTATCGATGAAAATTTTACTAGGTTTTTATTAGGTAGTGACATCCGCTCCATCTGtagtcgggttcaagttccgcttCTAACCGGAAATGATACTTTTTCTTTCATTTTGCCAATGATTACTTATTTGAATACATGAACCGCCTACCTATCAAaacaaattttataatatttaattaaaaaaactcTAATTAAATACGTGATTTATGTAGATGTATAGATAATTTATAACCATTTAatctaaataatataaaaatataatgtattaaagataaataaatatatagcaAGTAAGATAAAGATATACACTTGGCActaagatatatataaataaataatgatgtttttattattatcttaaaattatattattgataatttattattattattattattattattattattattattattattattattattattattattattattattattattattattattattattatttattactattacttAACTACTAAATCTCGTAACCCCACTCTAGAAACCGAATTCAGGCGGGTCGACCCGGTCGACCCGGTTTCCGACCTGGTACTGTAGCTGCTACAATAAACTTTTTTCCCCTCCTTTATTGGTTAAACTTTTTAGGACTCATCATTTATGCATAAATTAAAGGAAATGAACTGGCACATTCCCGTCGCGAAGCGCGACCCAAAAAACTAGTTCATATCTATCTACTATTCCATCTGTCTAAATGTAATAGTCTTAGTTTCTATTTTTGGATGTCTCAATTTGATAGTACACCTTGTATTTCAATCAATTAAAATATGTTTTAATGGATGAAGAAGATTTTTTTATTGGTACAGCATTAAGTTAGTATGATTTTCTAAAACTATGTATTTTCTGTCTGAAAACTCTTAAATTGAGACGGGGAgagtatatattttattattattattattattattattattattattattattattattattatcaatttatatattatgtaattattattattattattattatgattattattattattattattattattattattattattattatcaatttatatattatctaattatatataagtttATCTTAAAAGTAACACATGCCATAATTTAATTAGGAGGTGACACGTGGCGTAAGTCTACGTAGAAACGACACGTGATAAATCCACTCATTTGTGCATTGTTGGGTTGTACTGTACAAATAAATAATGCATAATGCGAGTGAATTTATAAAAATACTTGTTGAATTTATCATCactcttatattaataattattcaatttaatttaattaaaaaaatgacATGTAAAATtatttaattcaatttaattgCAACTTGATTCTCTTATAATTACCCACTAAAAAAGATTGTTAAGCAAAATATGTATGTTAATGGGTATAGGAATGACAATGGCTGAAAAAAATCCGAGATCCGCAGATATCCGCGCCCGTAATTGGTGGATAAATTAAAAAATGTTTAACCGTGGATGCGAAGTGGCTTAAATTTTGTACACGATGCCGGGTCGTGGGCGGGTGATAGATCTATTACATCCGTTGTCGGTTAAATCCGATCCGAGAATCCGAAACATCCATGTGAAGAATCCGTGGATATATCTGTGACGACCTGCCAAAATCtctattgacgcagtacgttatctacggtttcattgcgaggtattgacttctatatgatacgttttacaaacattgcattcatttttaaaaacaaactttcattacaacgaaagtttacAATTATgtataccatttcaaaatatatatacatttcatacaaatgatattatcatgtttcccaaaatataaatgactaatttgtcatttatttaataacaatctttttgaactcaaatgatttgaatgcaacgtctttgaaaatatgtcatgaacgactccatgtaatatctttaaaatgagcaaatgcacagcggaagatttctttaatgcctgagaataaacatgcttaaaagtgtcaaccaaaaggttggtgagttcataggtttatcataaacaatcattttcaataattttaatagaccacaagatttcagtttcataaatatccatacactcgcaagtgtataaaagtattctataagttgttgagcgcttcggtaaccgtacttaacaattaatgtagcatattccctttattatgaaatctctctactctgtaccaagtatagtaaaaacgaagtactatgcaaccgtttacgatactagcgactagcccagttggggttgtcaaacccaatagatctatcaatagtattcacgcttacatgctcttacaacatgtaaatattagttaccaagctattaggaaaaaatatgcaaagtggtacaactcaacgtagaatatattttaagtacttgtgtccatttcgtaaaacatttataaaaacatcgcatgtattctcagcccaaaaatatgtattgcaacagcaattaaaaagggagttgtGAAAACTCACgatagtaaaagtattatttttaacaagttttcaacttattaaaaaaaatatgactgtcgtccttggattcacgaacctataacaataataatgtttcgGAAAATAATACCATAtatgattaaaataataattcaagttcatagaatacttatataataattttttttatcatttttatgttagtagtcttttTTATCATTTGAGGAAAGTCAAGTTTGTAGTCACGtttaatttccggaatttaagggatttaaagaaaatcttcgtaatctatataagatttgattcttcggtaattaaggaaattatgattctctttaattacatgcggtaatctgcctcaatCGTTATGTCTAATATtgtcactataaattaacctcttccgttccattattttcaccaatattttcttcctcaattcttattcccaagattgtgaaaatgcttaatctagttctgatccttgacctcattctgactatcgtaacaatcattcttctttttcaactcccacaggaggaatctgtttacttctacttcgctcttggggtggtgGTTTGCATAATCCTTCCTTGTATCTGTCTTTCCGTAATTATTGACATCCATGGTTAATAATCTCTCCTATTTGTTGTGATTTatactccatgcttttgttttctcttctcgactttaaataaGGCAGGTAAAATGTCTAGAATTCGTGGGTATGAAGTTTAGAAGGAACATAGCTAATTTTCTTAAGCAGaaaggaaattgtaatagcacgatttgatttagtaaattaccagaaatcacgaaaaagatagaactatcaagaaaacatGTTCATGATATGTTTTAGAGgtaaaatagaatgaaagagtcgtgtaacatggcacatgatgagagtatgatctgggactcatcacgttccattagaaattcaacatgacttactgtaatataaccacgttgtccaggcatcattatattatactaactcatgcttctcattcccaacacttctccaaaaacattcataatttaaactagaaggttatagaaatttagaaactaaaacagcttCCTTTATGATTTAATACAGGTAACGTGGAATAATTACGCATGAACAATTATGGAGATATTCTCTAGAAatgttgaagatatttataatgaaggaagATATGACGATATCTTGAAATTTGTAGGTATTAGTCATCGAAGAATGATGAGGAAAATTTCTTTTTCAAGAATTCATAATACCAAAGGAACAAGATGTTCTCCAAGGATGTCATCGGATACCGAATCATCTAAATTCTTTATGTACCgaattagtccttgtgatttgtcgatAACCTCCTTCGTGGTTTGTTACATCCGTTTTTCTTTGATTCCAAATTTTCTCTtagtctttttctgagctttgccaacataccattctttattttcaaacttttggtcattaagactatCAACAGCTTTTGCtgattcctcaacattttcaaggTTAATGAATTTGAATCATCGTTTATCAaactaaggtgttttcaagaatcttgaTTTGAAGTGTTTAATCACAGGAATGTAACCGTCAAGGTATTTAATGGTTGAGGAAGAAATGTAAATTTTctataacaacccaacccgtattaaaaccggcccataaatttttttccttttaataagcgttaaataatactttaggtcccaattgtgttctcATAaatatctttaatacaatagaaggtttaataaactttaaaacatttaatacattagttaattgtccaaacggacatacacgacccgactagtttagtttccaacaaaccgagcatggtgatttgggactacgctgaaatgtcc
The window above is part of the Rutidosis leptorrhynchoides isolate AG116_Rl617_1_P2 chromosome 1, CSIRO_AGI_Rlap_v1, whole genome shotgun sequence genome. Proteins encoded here:
- the LOC139861950 gene encoding uncharacterized protein isoform X2 gives rise to the protein MRTRWAALPGEPMPLDDTDVDDWLPCFVVLHGSCIFLYFMSTDSSPQDSTLLSDIVEVGPMSCDTKEDGETLHCFYILTRYGLKYECSCTSKIQVDTSELFQNGAANVNTNEVYL
- the LOC139861950 gene encoding uncharacterized protein isoform X1 codes for the protein MRTRWAALPGEPMPLDDTDVDDWLPCFVVLHGSCIFLYFMSTGNTIPGRVRSGLGSNGLSPIGSAFLPYSSPQDSTLLSDIVEVGPMSCDTKEDGETLHCFYILTRYGLKYECSCTSKIQVDTSELFQNGAANVNTNEVYL